The window GACGTGGGTCCATTTTGAGACTTCAAGAAATGAACTTGGATATTGGACTATTGGATTTTTGTCAATTCTTGAATTTGTGAACACTTTGAGGATTGTTGTTTGTTTATTGGGTGTATATGTagtatttttttcctttcatttgatTTGAATGGAGTACTGTATGATTGATGCTGATGGATTGGGCAACAGCTCGGACATTGAAGTCGATGACATAAGGTGCGATAATATAGAGGAAAAAGATGTGAGTGATGAAGAGATTGATCCCGAGGAATTGGAGAGGCGAATGTGGAAGGATCGCGTCAAGCTCAAGAGGCTTAAGGAAAGGCAAAAACTTGCTGCACAGCAAGCTGCAGACAAGCAGAAGAATAAGCAAACCACCGATCAAGCTCGGCGGAAAAAGATGTCAAGAGCTCAGGATGGGATTCTGAAGTACATGTTGAAACTCATGGAGGTTTGCAAGGCTCGAGGATTTGTTTATGGCATCATACCAGAGAAGGGTAAACCAGTGAGCGGTGCGTCTGATAACATAAGAGCTTGGTGGAAGGAGAAGGTGAAGTTTGATAAGAACGGTCCTGCTGCAATAGCAAAGTATGAAGCAGAATGTCGTGCGAAAGGAGAGGGCGTTGGTAATCAAAATGGTAACCCGCAAAGCGTTCTGCAGGATTTGCAAGATGCAACGTTGGGGTCCCTTTTGTCTTCTTTAATGCAACATTGTGATCCACCTCAGCGGAAGTTCCCGCTGGAGAAAGGTGTCTCACCGCCCTGGTGGCCAACAGGAAACGAGGAATGGTGGGCAAAAATGGGACTGCCTAAGGGTCAGAAACCGCCGTACAAGAAGCCACATGATTTGAAGAAAATGTATAAAGTTGGTGTTCTAACTGCTGTTATAAAGCATATGTCACCTGATATCGCAAAGATCAGGAGACTAGTCCGGCAGTCAAAGTGTTTACAGGATAAGATGACTGCGAAGGAGAGCTCAATATGGTTAGCTGTCTTAAGTAGAGAGGAGTCCACTATCCAGCAACCGAGCAGTGACAACGGGTCATCCAGCATAAGCGAGGCACCTAATAGAATTCGCGGTGAAAAGAAGAAACCTTCTGTTGATAGTGAAAGTGATTATGATGTTGATGGTGTCAATGATGGTAATGACTCTGTTTCATCTAGGGATGAGAGGGGAAATGAACCATCGAATGCTCGTCCTCAATCTCACCAAGGTAAGGAGCAAGGAAATGGACAACGTCGAAAAAGAAAACGTGCTAGGTCGAACCCTCAACAGACTCAACTATCTCTCAACAACCAGCAACCTGATGATGAGGCTAGAAATACCTTACCTGATATAAACAATTCAAATGTGCTGTTTGCCGGGCACATCACAAATGAAAGCCAACCAGAGAAGGATCAACC is drawn from Nicotiana tabacum cultivar K326 chromosome 22, ASM71507v2, whole genome shotgun sequence and contains these coding sequences:
- the LOC107788361 gene encoding ETHYLENE INSENSITIVE 3-like 3 protein isoform X1; this translates as MEYCMIDADGLGNSSDIEVDDIRCDNIEEKDVSDEEIDPEELERRMWKDRVKLKRLKERQKLAAQQAADKQKNKQTTDQARRKKMSRAQDGILKYMLKLMEVCKARGFVYGIIPEKGKPVSGASDNIRAWWKEKVKFDKNGPAAIAKYEAECRAKGEGVGNQNGNPQSVLQDLQDATLGSLLSSLMQHCDPPQRKFPLEKGVSPPWWPTGNEEWWAKMGLPKGQKPPYKKPHDLKKMYKVGVLTAVIKHMSPDIAKIRRLVRQSKCLQDKMTAKESSIWLAVLSREESTIQQPSSDNGSSSISEAPNRIRGEKKKPSVDSESDYDVDGVNDGNDSVSSRDERGNEPSNARPQSHQGKEQGNGQRRKRKRARSNPQQTQLSLNNQQPDDEARNTLPDINNSNVLFAGHITNESQPEKDQPELQLRDSNLSVVPSTNAVSTEDAFIGNGPSINPVLENSEVVPYESRFHLGTQDSVVQHQLHDTQLQSRTQFSGMNNEPRSSIFHYVPPNNGLHNGPENSVIHHELQDPGFAHGSQYPNLHQPHIYQYYTPSAEFVSAHDEQQSHLAFNEPQIKTKDSGVRSSVLHGNRNDVAREDHHYGKDTFETDHDRPVEMHFASPVAGGSPDYARLSSPFNFDLDVPSTLDTGDFELFLDEDVMTFFAS
- the LOC107788361 gene encoding ETHYLENE INSENSITIVE 3-like 3 protein isoform X2, producing the protein MAVMDEIGVDVSSDIEVDDIRCDNIEEKDVSDEEIDPEELERRMWKDRVKLKRLKERQKLAAQQAADKQKNKQTTDQARRKKMSRAQDGILKYMLKLMEVCKARGFVYGIIPEKGKPVSGASDNIRAWWKEKVKFDKNGPAAIAKYEAECRAKGEGVGNQNGNPQSVLQDLQDATLGSLLSSLMQHCDPPQRKFPLEKGVSPPWWPTGNEEWWAKMGLPKGQKPPYKKPHDLKKMYKVGVLTAVIKHMSPDIAKIRRLVRQSKCLQDKMTAKESSIWLAVLSREESTIQQPSSDNGSSSISEAPNRIRGEKKKPSVDSESDYDVDGVNDGNDSVSSRDERGNEPSNARPQSHQGKEQGNGQRRKRKRARSNPQQTQLSLNNQQPDDEARNTLPDINNSNVLFAGHITNESQPEKDQPELQLRDSNLSVVPSTNAVSTEDAFIGNGPSINPVLENSEVVPYESRFHLGTQDSVVQHQLHDTQLQSRTQFSGMNNEPRSSIFHYVPPNNGLHNGPENSVIHHELQDPGFAHGSQYPNLHQPHIYQYYTPSAEFVSAHDEQQSHLAFNEPQIKTKDSGVRSSVLHGNRNDVAREDHHYGKDTFETDHDRPVEMHFASPVAGGSPDYARLSSPFNFDLDVPSTLDTGDFELFLDEDVMTFFAS